One genomic window of Metopolophium dirhodum isolate CAU chromosome 4, ASM1992520v1, whole genome shotgun sequence includes the following:
- the LOC132943330 gene encoding regulation of nuclear pre-mRNA domain-containing protein 2 isoform X3 — protein MIEYSDPEFEKKLMLLKDTQDAIQSLSTWCLKRHEHYKSIITIWLKAIRKVKIEKRLTLFYLANDVIQYSKKKNYKFIDGWATAIQKAIPYVRDEKIQSKISRIIKIWEERGVYDDSYLADLTGLLTTPIQKLKLADPVQEFQIHALAVKIRSCVKLEQITDLKMKNLREANLPLTNNEAIQNMLKDRTRSHEFLNELNDGMSKIESYIKCLKRETIDRAQLIDALEVATSYYEEQNGEVTTVAQAYFNYTKRVKLLKSKLESLVGSMPTDSPMPSPDINAPSPSTSSVSIEDLNIHNINYDTVLNSDKYMMNSSIENSINDTDIYVPTTVINNIKSYITPETYTTVQELYDPASVSFPAIENQDHQSLTSQFPYDAPSPPPDETFAYSAFPNQTNVSYTNDMNNHNKSSTYSTSSYEAYVPTPMSSSQQFITTEFSNNMIPPTNSSSLINENTIPVSHVPQTAWDVTIHSDWSTNDTPASPPFHEKISYQNTPIISKTDGGPGIDHCVLASKIIDRDERVSQEIITKTSDIDHRNLISLTHSPHMNSSMVSVDVDYRAFPGIPMPPSPPALLMEAVSKPPKDNVESVDMDLSDDDEKPKSIHDQKHEHHALLPPPLPPPMPFDFDQQSVPDITNHWEQPSLPWSNDRSGFNESQWNIEQSDQWKQPNQWEQEQSDSNFVHNQPQLQWPQNVQRGQSKGDFRPKWKRGISNWPRGPRNFIPHSRPTGRWNQGPRFGPRNQP, from the exons ATGATAGAATATTCAGATCCAGAATTTGAAAAGAAGCTAATGCTCTTAAAAGACACTCAGGATGCAATTCAATCATTGTCTACATGGTGCCTTAAACGACACGAACATTACAAAAGCATTATCACTATCTGGTTAAAAGCTATTAGAAAGGTGAAGATCGAGAAACGTTTGACTTTGTTTTATTTGGCCAACGATGTTATACAATACAGTAAGAAAAAGAATTACAAGTTTATTGATGGATGGGCAACTGCTATTCAAAAAGCTATCCCCTACGTCAG agatgaaaaaatacaatcaaaaatttcaagaattattaaaatttgggAAGAACGAGGTGTATATGATGATAGTTATTTAGCTGATTTAACTGGTTTATTAACTACACCAattcagaaattaaaattagCTGATCCGGTACAAGAGTTTCAA ATACATGCATTAGCAGTTAAAATACGTTCTTGTGTTAAACTGGAACAGATTACAGacttgaagatgaaaaatttaagAGAAGCTAATCTTCCTCTTACTAATAATGAAGCTATACAAAACATGTTAAAAG atcGAACACGAAGTCACGAGTTCTTGAATGAATTAAATGATGGTATGTCAAAAATTGAAAGTTACATTAAATGCCTCAAACGAGAAACTATTGATCGTGCTCAACTAATTGATGCTTTAGAAGTTGCTACATCTTATTATGAAGAACAAAATGGCGAAGTTACAACTGTTgctcaa GCATATTTCAACTACACTAAAAgagtaaaacttttaaaaagcaAATTGGAATCCTTAGTTGGTTCTATGCCAACAGATAGTCCAATGCCTTCACCTGATATTAATGCACCATCCCCTTCAACATCTTCAGTCTCTATTGAAGACTTAAACATACACAATATCAATTATGATACTGTATTAAATTCTGATAAATATATGATGAATTCTTCAATAGAAAATAGCATTAATGACACTGATATTTATGTGCCCACTAcagttatcaataatattaagtcaTATATTACTCCTGAAACGTATACTACTGTTCAAG aattgtATGATCCAGCTTCTGTAAGTTTTCCAGCAATAGAAAATCAAGATCACCAATCATTAACCAGTCAGTTTCCATATGATGCTCCATCACCGCCTCCAGATGAAACTTTTGCATATTCAGCTTTTCCTAATCAAACAAATGTTTCATATACTAATGAT atgaataatcataataaaagtTCTACATATTCTACAAGTAGTTACGAAGCATATGTACCTACTCCAATGTCATCTAGTCAGCAATTTATAACGACTGAATTCtctaataatatgatacctcCCACTAATTCGTCATcacttataaatgaaaatactataCCAGTATCTCATGTTCCACAAACGg CTTGGGATGTAACTATACATAGTGATTGGTCAACAAATGACACACCAGCATCACCACCTTTTCATGAAAAAATCTCCTATCAAAATACTCCCATAATCAGTAAAACTGATGGAGGGCCAGGAATCGATCATTGTGTTTTAGCGTCAAAAATAATAGATAGAGATGAAAGAGTTTCTCAAGAAATTATAACTAAAACTTCTGATATTGACCACAGAAACTTAATTAGTTTGACACATTCTCCTCATATGAATTCGTCAATGGTATCTGTTGATGTTGATTACCGAGCATTTCCTGGTATTCCTATGCCACCATCACCACCAGCTTTGCTTATGGAAGCAGTCAGTAAACCACCAAAAGATAATGTAGAAAGTGTTGATATGGATTTGAGTGACGATGATGAGAAGCCTAAATCAATCCATGATCAAAAACATGAACATCATGCACTCCTACCTCCACCACTTCCTCCACCAATGCCTTTCGACTTTGACCAACAAAGTGTACCAGATATTACAAACCACTGGGAGCAACCTTCCCTACCATGGAGTAATGATAGGTCAGGTTTTAATGAAAGCCAGTGGAATATAGAACAATCTGATCAATGGAAACAACCTAACCAATGGGAACAAGAGCAAagtgattcaaactttgtaCATAATCAGCCTCAACTTCAATGGCCTCAAAATGTTCAGAGAGGCCAATCCAAAGGAGATTTTAGACCAAAATGGAAGAGAGGAATTAGTAATTGGCCAAGAGGCCCTAGAAATTTCATTCCCCATTCTAGACCAACTGGTAGATGGAATCAGGGACCACGTTTTGGACCGAGGAATCAACCTTG a
- the LOC132942780 gene encoding chitinase-like protein EN03, with protein MLGVKLFGAVALCGLLAIVDVSQAFRTVCYYEGKALWRKDVVKVGAEELKPALSYCTHLVYGYAGIDDDKFKAKSLDPKLDLPESKDVKGGKGNFKAITALKKIYPSLTILLSVGGNADVEDPDKYLTALETPKSRTQFASTISEMAKDNGFDGIDLAWQFPAVTEKKEKNTWGSFIHKVAKTVGITSKDSKEAEHKEQFTALVREVKGVLNANNCPYLSVSVLPHVNSSVYFDFPGLQKYVDHFTLLTYDFRTPDRVPKLADHAAPFKFVYADRLAWQNIESQVNKAVALKADRSKLVLGISTYGRTWKMDKDSGKSGAAPVTADGPGEEGTYTKTEGLLAYYEICPHLVESTAATTSLTLYRRVPDPNKNLGTYAFRLPKDDVKGIWISFEEPETAKQKATYVKQNNLGGIALMDLSLDDARGLCDANKYPILKAVKNVL; from the exons ATGTTAGGCGTAAAGTTGTTCGGTGCGGTCGCACTATGTGGCCTTCTAGCCATTGTCGACGTTTCGCAAGCATTTAGAACAGTATGCTATTATGAAGGCAAAGCTTTGTGGAGAAAAG aTGTCGTTAAAGTAGGCGCCGAGGAGCTAAAACCCGCCTTAAGTTATTGTACGCATTTGGTGTACGGTTACGCTGGTATCGACGAtgacaagtttaaagccaaatCGTTGGATCCAAAGTTGGACTTGCCCGAGAGCAAAGATGTTAAGGGTGGAAAGGGAAACTTTAAGGCCATAACAGCTTTGAAGAAGATTTACCCCAGTCTTACAATACTGTTGTCAGTCGGTGGCAATGCCGATGTCGAAGATCCCGACAAATATCTCACCGCT TTGGAGACGCCGAAATCAAGAACACAGTTTGCGTCCACCATTTCGGAGATGGCTAAGGATAACGGTTTCGACGGCATAGATTTGGCCTGGCAATTCCCAGCAGTCActgaaaaaaaggaaaaaaacacATGGG GTTCTTTTATCCACAAAGTGGCTAAAACGGTGGGTATCACTAGCAAGGACTCTAAAGAAGCTGAACACAAGGAACAGTTCACCGCACTGGTCCGCGAAGTCAAAGGAGTATTGAACGCAAACAACTGTCCTTATCTTTCGGTCAGCGTTCTCCCACACGTTAACTCTTCTG TGTATTTCGATTTCCCGGGGCTGCAAAAGTATGTGGACCATTTCACGCTGTTGACGTACGACTTCCGGACTCCGGACCGAGTGCCCAAACTAGCCGATCACGCGGCGCCCTTCAAGTTCGTGTACGCCGACCGCCTGGCCTGGCAGAACATCGAATCGCAGGTCAATAAAGCTGTCGCCTTGAAAGCCGACCGCAGTAAGTTGGTGTTGGGTATCTCTACGTACGGCCGGACCTGGAAGATGGACAAGGACAGTGGTAAGTCCGGCGCGGCACCCGTCACTGCCGACGGTCCCGGAGAAGAGGGCACGTATACTAAGACCGAAGGTCTATTGGCCTACTACGAGATTTGCCCTCACCTGGTCGAGAGCACTGCGGCCACCACATCTCTCACCCTTTACAG ACGTGTACCGGACCCGAACAAAAATCTTGGAACTTATGCTTTCCGTTTGCCCAAAGACGACGTAAAAGGAATTTGGATCAGTTTCGAGGAACCAGAAACGGCCAAACAAAAAGCTACGTAtgtgaaacaaaataatttgggaGGTATAGCGTTGATGGATCTGTCCTTGGACGATGCCAGAGGTCTGTGCGACGCTAATAAGTACCCCATTCTAAAAGCCGTAAAGAACGTGTTGTAA
- the LOC132943330 gene encoding regulation of nuclear pre-mRNA domain-containing protein 2 isoform X1 has translation MIEYSDPEFEKKLMLLKDTQDAIQSLSTWCLKRHEHYKSIITIWLKAIRKVKIEKRLTLFYLANDVIQYSKKKNYKFIDGWATAIQKAIPYVRDEKIQSKISRIIKIWEERGVYDDSYLADLTGLLTTPIQKLKLADPVQEFQIHALAVKIRSCVKLEQITDLKMKNLREANLPLTNNEAIQNMLKDRTRSHEFLNELNDGMSKIESYIKCLKRETIDRAQLIDALEVATSYYEEQNGEVTTVAQAYFNYTKRVKLLKSKLESLVGSMPTDSPMPSPDINAPSPSTSSVSIEDLNIHNINYDTVLNSDKYMMNSSIENSINDTDIYVPTTVINNIKSYITPETYTTVQELYDPASVSFPAIENQDHQSLTSQFPYDAPSPPPDETFAYSAFPNQTNVSYTNDMNNHNKSSTYSTSSYEAYVPTPMSSSQQFITTEFSNNMIPPTNSSSLINENTIPVSHVPQTAWDVTIHSDWSTNDTPASPPFHEKISYQNTPIISKTDGGPGIDHCVLASKIIDRDERVSQEIITKTSDIDHRNLISLTHSPHMNSSMVSVDVDYRAFPGIPMPPSPPALLMEAVSKPPKDNVESVDMDLSDDDEKPKSIHDQKHEHHALLPPPLPPPMPFDFDQQSVPDITNHWEQPSLPWSNDRSGFNESQWNIEQSDQWKQPNQWEQEQSDSNFVHNQPQLQWPQNVQRGQSKGDFRPKWKRGISNWPRGPRNFIPHSRPTGRWNQGPRFGPRNQPW, from the exons ATGATAGAATATTCAGATCCAGAATTTGAAAAGAAGCTAATGCTCTTAAAAGACACTCAGGATGCAATTCAATCATTGTCTACATGGTGCCTTAAACGACACGAACATTACAAAAGCATTATCACTATCTGGTTAAAAGCTATTAGAAAGGTGAAGATCGAGAAACGTTTGACTTTGTTTTATTTGGCCAACGATGTTATACAATACAGTAAGAAAAAGAATTACAAGTTTATTGATGGATGGGCAACTGCTATTCAAAAAGCTATCCCCTACGTCAG agatgaaaaaatacaatcaaaaatttcaagaattattaaaatttgggAAGAACGAGGTGTATATGATGATAGTTATTTAGCTGATTTAACTGGTTTATTAACTACACCAattcagaaattaaaattagCTGATCCGGTACAAGAGTTTCAA ATACATGCATTAGCAGTTAAAATACGTTCTTGTGTTAAACTGGAACAGATTACAGacttgaagatgaaaaatttaagAGAAGCTAATCTTCCTCTTACTAATAATGAAGCTATACAAAACATGTTAAAAG atcGAACACGAAGTCACGAGTTCTTGAATGAATTAAATGATGGTATGTCAAAAATTGAAAGTTACATTAAATGCCTCAAACGAGAAACTATTGATCGTGCTCAACTAATTGATGCTTTAGAAGTTGCTACATCTTATTATGAAGAACAAAATGGCGAAGTTACAACTGTTgctcaa GCATATTTCAACTACACTAAAAgagtaaaacttttaaaaagcaAATTGGAATCCTTAGTTGGTTCTATGCCAACAGATAGTCCAATGCCTTCACCTGATATTAATGCACCATCCCCTTCAACATCTTCAGTCTCTATTGAAGACTTAAACATACACAATATCAATTATGATACTGTATTAAATTCTGATAAATATATGATGAATTCTTCAATAGAAAATAGCATTAATGACACTGATATTTATGTGCCCACTAcagttatcaataatattaagtcaTATATTACTCCTGAAACGTATACTACTGTTCAAG aattgtATGATCCAGCTTCTGTAAGTTTTCCAGCAATAGAAAATCAAGATCACCAATCATTAACCAGTCAGTTTCCATATGATGCTCCATCACCGCCTCCAGATGAAACTTTTGCATATTCAGCTTTTCCTAATCAAACAAATGTTTCATATACTAATGAT atgaataatcataataaaagtTCTACATATTCTACAAGTAGTTACGAAGCATATGTACCTACTCCAATGTCATCTAGTCAGCAATTTATAACGACTGAATTCtctaataatatgatacctcCCACTAATTCGTCATcacttataaatgaaaatactataCCAGTATCTCATGTTCCACAAACGg CTTGGGATGTAACTATACATAGTGATTGGTCAACAAATGACACACCAGCATCACCACCTTTTCATGAAAAAATCTCCTATCAAAATACTCCCATAATCAGTAAAACTGATGGAGGGCCAGGAATCGATCATTGTGTTTTAGCGTCAAAAATAATAGATAGAGATGAAAGAGTTTCTCAAGAAATTATAACTAAAACTTCTGATATTGACCACAGAAACTTAATTAGTTTGACACATTCTCCTCATATGAATTCGTCAATGGTATCTGTTGATGTTGATTACCGAGCATTTCCTGGTATTCCTATGCCACCATCACCACCAGCTTTGCTTATGGAAGCAGTCAGTAAACCACCAAAAGATAATGTAGAAAGTGTTGATATGGATTTGAGTGACGATGATGAGAAGCCTAAATCAATCCATGATCAAAAACATGAACATCATGCACTCCTACCTCCACCACTTCCTCCACCAATGCCTTTCGACTTTGACCAACAAAGTGTACCAGATATTACAAACCACTGGGAGCAACCTTCCCTACCATGGAGTAATGATAGGTCAGGTTTTAATGAAAGCCAGTGGAATATAGAACAATCTGATCAATGGAAACAACCTAACCAATGGGAACAAGAGCAAagtgattcaaactttgtaCATAATCAGCCTCAACTTCAATGGCCTCAAAATGTTCAGAGAGGCCAATCCAAAGGAGATTTTAGACCAAAATGGAAGAGAGGAATTAGTAATTGGCCAAGAGGCCCTAGAAATTTCATTCCCCATTCTAGACCAACTGGTAGATGGAATCAGGGACCACGTTTTGGACCGAGGAATCAACCTTGGTAA
- the LOC132943330 gene encoding regulation of nuclear pre-mRNA domain-containing protein 2 isoform X2: MIEYSDPEFEKKLMLLKDTQDAIQSLSTWCLKRHEHYKSIITIWLKAIRKVKIEKRLTLFYLANDVIQYSKKKNYKFIDGWATAIQKAIPYVRDEKIQSKISRIIKIWEERGVYDDSYLADLTGLLTTPIQKLKLADPVQEFQIHALAVKIRSCVKLEQITDLKMKNLREANLPLTNNEAIQNMLKDRTRSHEFLNELNDGMSKIESYIKCLKRETIDRAQLIDALEVATSYYEEQNGEVTTVAQAYFNYTKRVKLLKSKLESLVGSMPTDSPMPSPDINAPSPSTSSVSIEDLNIHNINYDTVLNSDKYMMNSSIENSINDTDIYVPTTVINNIKSYITPETYTTVQELYDPASVSFPAIENQDHQSLTSQFPYDAPSPPPDETFAYSAFPNQTNVSYTNDMNNHNKSSTYSTSSYEAYVPTPMSSSQQFITTEFSNNMIPPTNSSSLINENTIPVSHVPQTAWDVTIHSDWSTNDTPASPPFHEKISYQNTPIISKTDGGPGIDHCVLASKIIDRDERVSQEIITKTSDIDHRNLISLTHSPHMNSSMVSVDVDYRAFPGIPMPPSPPALLMEAVSKPPKDNVESVDMDLSDDDEKPKSIHDQKHEHHALLPPPLPPPMPFDFDQQSVPDITNHWEQPSLPWSNDRSGFNESQWNIEQSDQWKQPNQWEQEQSDSNFVHNQPQLQWPQNVQRGQSKGDFRPKWKRGISNWPRGPRNFIPHSRPTGRWNQGPRFGPRNQPW, encoded by the exons ATGATAGAATATTCAGATCCAGAATTTGAAAAGAAGCTAATGCTCTTAAAAGACACTCAGGATGCAATTCAATCATTGTCTACATGGTGCCTTAAACGACACGAACATTACAAAAGCATTATCACTATCTGGTTAAAAGCTATTAGAAAGGTGAAGATCGAGAAACGTTTGACTTTGTTTTATTTGGCCAACGATGTTATACAATACAGTAAGAAAAAGAATTACAAGTTTATTGATGGATGGGCAACTGCTATTCAAAAAGCTATCCCCTACGTCAG agatgaaaaaatacaatcaaaaatttcaagaattattaaaatttgggAAGAACGAGGTGTATATGATGATAGTTATTTAGCTGATTTAACTGGTTTATTAACTACACCAattcagaaattaaaattagCTGATCCGGTACAAGAGTTTCAA ATACATGCATTAGCAGTTAAAATACGTTCTTGTGTTAAACTGGAACAGATTACAGacttgaagatgaaaaatttaagAGAAGCTAATCTTCCTCTTACTAATAATGAAGCTATACAAAACATGTTAAAAG atcGAACACGAAGTCACGAGTTCTTGAATGAATTAAATGATGGTATGTCAAAAATTGAAAGTTACATTAAATGCCTCAAACGAGAAACTATTGATCGTGCTCAACTAATTGATGCTTTAGAAGTTGCTACATCTTATTATGAAGAACAAAATGGCGAAGTTACAACTGTTgctcaa GCATATTTCAACTACACTAAAAgagtaaaacttttaaaaagcaAATTGGAATCCTTAGTTGGTTCTATGCCAACAGATAGTCCAATGCCTTCACCTGATATTAATGCACCATCCCCTTCAACATCTTCAGTCTCTATTGAAGACTTAAACATACACAATATCAATTATGATACTGTATTAAATTCTGATAAATATATGATGAATTCTTCAATAGAAAATAGCATTAATGACACTGATATTTATGTGCCCACTAcagttatcaataatattaagtcaTATATTACTCCTGAAACGTATACTACTGTTCAAG aattgtATGATCCAGCTTCTGTAAGTTTTCCAGCAATAGAAAATCAAGATCACCAATCATTAACCAGTCAGTTTCCATATGATGCTCCATCACCGCCTCCAGATGAAACTTTTGCATATTCAGCTTTTCCTAATCAAACAAATGTTTCATATACTAATGAT atgaataatcataataaaagtTCTACATATTCTACAAGTAGTTACGAAGCATATGTACCTACTCCAATGTCATCTAGTCAGCAATTTATAACGACTGAATTCtctaataatatgatacctcCCACTAATTCGTCATcacttataaatgaaaatactataCCAGTATCTCATGTTCCACAAACGg CTTGGGATGTAACTATACATAGTGATTGGTCAACAAATGACACACCAGCATCACCACCTTTTCATGAAAAAATCTCCTATCAAAATACTCCCATAATCAGTAAAACTGATGGAGGGCCAGGAATCGATCATTGTGTTTTAGCGTCAAAAATAATAGATAGAGATGAAAGAGTTTCTCAAGAAATTATAACTAAAACTTCTGATATTGACCACAGAAACTTAATTAGTTTGACACATTCTCCTCATATGAATTCGTCAATGGTATCTGTTGATGTTGATTACCGAGCATTTCCTGGTATTCCTATGCCACCATCACCACCAGCTTTGCTTATGGAAGCAGTCAGTAAACCACCAAAAGATAATGTAGAAAGTGTTGATATGGATTTGAGTGACGATGATGAGAAGCCTAAATCAATCCATGATCAAAAACATGAACATCATGCACTCCTACCTCCACCACTTCCTCCACCAATGCCTTTCGACTTTGACCAACAAAGTGTACCAGATATTACAAACCACTGGGAGCAACCTTCCCTACCATGGAGTAATGATAGGTCAGGTTTTAATGAAAGCCAGTGGAATATAGAACAATCTGATCAATGGAAACAACCTAACCAATGGGAACAAGAGCAAagtgattcaaactttgtaCATAATCAGCCTCAACTTCAATGGCCTCAAAATGTTCAGAGAGGCCAATCCAAAGGAGATTTTAGACCAAAATGGAAGAGAGGAATTAGTAATTGGCCAAGAGGCCCTAGAAATTTCATTCCCCATTCTAGACCAACTGGTAGATGGAATCAGGGACCACGTTTTGGACCGAGGAATCAACCTTG GTAA